Proteins from one Rosa chinensis cultivar Old Blush chromosome 7, RchiOBHm-V2, whole genome shotgun sequence genomic window:
- the LOC112180588 gene encoding uncharacterized protein LOC112180588: MMNMKSSTATKKKMTMMPRGFMCHSQAATAVCVSSADAARSAIVPAARNTRMINNYNVRYSKIVESRRSGNLADHGKKPVLLSSMIKRESALNYHHHHHHHSKPKMSLQKTASVLPSTDNVFQVVVMRVALHCQGCAGKVKKHLSKMEGVTSFSIDLETKMVTVRGHVSPVRVVESISKVKKAELLPCS; encoded by the exons ATGATGAACATGAAGAGCAGCACTGCTACTAAGAAGAAGATGACGATGATGCCGAGGGGGTTCATGTGCCACTCTCAGGCAGCAACTGCCGTCTGCGTGAGCAGCGCCGATGCAGCTCGGTCCGCGATCGTCCCTGCTGCTAGAAATACGAGAATGATCAACAACTACAATGTCAGGTACTCGAAGATCGTTGAGTCACGTAGGTCTGGCAATTTAGCTGATCATGGAAAAAAACCAGTCTTGTTGTCTTCCATGATCAAGAGAGAGTCGGCTTTGaactaccaccaccaccaccatcatcacTCGAAGCCGAAGATGTCACTGCAGAAAACAGCGTCAGTTCTACCTTCTACAGATAATGTCTTCCAG GTGGTTGTTATGAGGGTTGCTCTTCATTGTCAAGGATGTGCTGGTAAAGTGAAGAAACATCTTTCTAAAATGGAAG GGGTTACATCTTTCAGTATAGACCTGGAGACAAAGATGGTAACTGTAAGAGGACACGTGTCGCCAGTCAGAGTCGTGGAGAGCATTTCCAAGGTTAAAAAGGCAGAGTTACTGCCCTGCAGTTGA